A genomic region of Choristoneura fumiferana chromosome 17, NRCan_CFum_1, whole genome shotgun sequence contains the following coding sequences:
- the HDAC4 gene encoding LOW QUALITY PROTEIN: histone deacetylase 4 (The sequence of the model RefSeq protein was modified relative to this genomic sequence to represent the inferred CDS: deleted 2 bases in 1 codon) has product MPLTPTTVTAPAVVAKEMAHEGAGAAETSPQPTPSPPHAPLLPAPDASFHHQIMQNQSPRKNHIAERAKQTLENSFLQQLKKQQQLQQEILLQHFQQQRQQLAEQHEQQLRHHLKLWEQQKAMEEAARREAREALEAREAREARERHDRDRADLLRKRDKHDHSANASTQVKQKLQEFLKKKQAAANANGTLPGSPYRNWGIVKSSSGESITAAAGGGAHPYRLGAPPPLALGAAPPAQPNSDFPLRKTASEPNMLKLRLKARVIERRASPLARRPLKTRAKHRNCDGSSPRGSPTGAGAGAAAPIREEEEPPPRPELLFSSPSMPNISLGRPPAPPHKPHEPQVVVSVSLPPVCEAEAYLGPLGPAARGGKRPLGRTHSAPLPLGDPALQPPPPPPPQPPSAHNYLRDQIRKTVLTRAHDAAAAALREEEGEVIDLTARRGAPLPAAAPAPAPAAAPLARALSSPLVGARPPATGLAYDALMLKHGCLCGAHAPQHPEHGGRLQSVWARLCETGLLARTERTRPRKASLEELQSVHSEAHVAMFGGRRMGAASGPRQLVRLACGGLGVDSDTAWGEPHTPHTAPAARMAAGAVLDLAVRTAKGELRNGFAVVRPPGHHAEPNQAMGFCFFNSVAVAARLLHTRLRLQRVLIVDWDVHHGNGTQQIFYEDPHVLYISIHRHDDGNFFPGTGAASECGAGAGLGFNVNIAWASGLSPPLGDAEYLAAFRSIVMPIAKEYDPELVLVSCGFDAAAGHPAPLGGYTVSAACFAAMTRDLMQLANGKVVLSLEGGYDLPAMCDCAQECVRALLGDRTAPPAHHELARAPAQPAQDALRQTLAIQAPHWPKIKRYAGLIGVSALEAGPAVAAARLGRLQTERDAADTAAALATLSMHHQHPAHAHPAHPTPLVRPASPDSSRSVSEEPMEQDEGK; this is encoded by the exons AATCAGAGCCCGAGAAAGAACCATATCGCCGAGAGAGCGAAACAAACGTTAGAGAATAGTTTCCTGCAGCAA TTGAAGAAGCAGCAGCAGTTGCAGCAAGAGATCCTGTTGCAGCACTTCCAGCAGCAGCGGCAGCAGCTGGCCGAGCAGCATGAACAACAGCTGCGACATCATCTCAAG CTGTGGGAGCAGCAGAAGGCGATGGAGGAGGCGGCCCGGCGCGAGGCGCGCGAGGCGCTGGAGGCGCGCGAGGCGCGCGAGGCGCGCGAGCGGCACGACCGGGACCGCGCCGACCTGCTGCGCAAGCGCGACAAGCACGACCACAGCGCTAATGCATCCACGCAGGTCAAACAGAAGCTGCAG GAGTTCCTTAAGAAGAAGCAAGCCGCAGCGAACGCTAACGGCACGCTGCCCGGATCTCCGTACAGAAATTG GGGTATAGTGAAGTCGTCGTCCGGCGAGTCAATaacggcggcggcgggcggcggcgcgcaccCGTACCGGCtgggcgcgccgccgccgctcgcgctgggcgccgcgccgcccgcgcagccCAACTCGGACTTCCCGCTGCGCAAGACCG CGTCGGAGCCCAATATGCTGAAGCTGCGGCTGAAGGCGCGCGTCATCGAGCGCCGCGCCTCGCCGCTCGCGCGCCGCCCGCTGAAGACTCGCGCCAAGCATCGCA ACTGCGACGGCAGCTCGCCGCGCGGGTCGCcgacgggcgcgggcgcgggcgcggcggcgcccATCCGCGAGGAGGAGGAGCCCCCCCCGCGGCCCGAGCTGCTGTTCTCCTCCCCCTCCATGCCCAACATCTCGCTGGGccggccgcccgcgccgccgcacaAGCCGCACGAGCCACAG GTGGTGGTGTCGGTGTCGCTGCCGCCGGTGTGCGAGGCGGAGGCGTACCTGGGCCCGCTGgggccggcggcgcgcggcggcaaGCGGCCGCTGGGCCGCACGCACTCGGCGCCCCTGCCGCTGGGCGACCCCGCGCTGcagcccccgcccccgccccctcCG CAGCCGCCCAGCGCACACAACTACCTGCGCGACCAGATACGGAAGACT GTGTTGACGCGTGCGCACGACGCGGCGGCAGCGGCGCTGCGCGAGGAAGAGGGCGAGGTGATCGACCTGACGGCGCGCCGGGGGGCGCCCTTACCcgcggccgcgcccgcgcccgctcccGCCGCCGCTCCGCTCGCGCGCGCGCTCAGCTCGCCGCTCGTGGGCGCGCGCCCGCCCGCCACCGGCCTCGCCTACGACGCGCTCATGCTCAAACACGG GTGCCTGTGCGGCGCGCACGCCCCGCAGCACCCGGAGCACGGCGGGCGGCTGCAGTCCGTGTGGGCCCGGCTGTGCGAGACAGGCCTCCTCGCGCGCACCGAGCGCACGCGCCCGCGCAAGGCCTCGCTGGAGGAACTGCAGTCCGTGCACAG cgAAGCCCACGTAGCCATGTTCGGTGGTCGTCGCATGGGCGCGGCGTCGGGCCCGCGGCAGCTGGTGCGGCTGGCGTGCGGCGGGCTCGGCGTGGACTCTGACACGGCTTGGGGCGAGCCGCACACG CCGCACACGGCGCCCGCCGCGCGCATGGCCGCCGGCGCCGTGCTGGACCTCGCCGTGCGCACCGCCAAGGGAGAGCTGCGCAACGG GTTCGCGGTGGTGCGGCCGCCGGGGCACCACGCGGAGCCCAACCAGGCGATGGGCTTCTGTTTCTTCAACTCGGTGGCCGTGGCGGCGCGTCTGCTGCACACGCGGCTGCGGCTACAGCGGGTGCTCATCGTCGACTGG GACGTGCACCACGGCAACGGCACGCAGCAGATATTCTACGAGGACCCTCACGTGCTGTACATCAGCATCCACCGGCACGACGACGGCAACTTCTTCCCGGGCACGGGCGCCGCCAGCGagtgcggcgcgggcgcggggctCGGCTTCAACGTTAACATCGCCTGGGCCTCCGGGCTCAGCCCGCCGCTCGGCGACGCAGAGTACCTCGCCGCCTTCCGCTCCATCGTGATGCCTATTGCCAAG GAGTACGATCCCGAGCTGGTGCTGGTGTCGTGCGGGTTCGACGCGGCGGCCGGGCACCCCGCGCCGCTGGGCGGCTACACCGTCAGCGCCGCCTGCTTCGCCGCCATGACACGCGACCTCATGCAGCTCGCCAACGGGAAG GTGGTGCTGTCCCTGGAGGGCGGCTACGACCTGCCGGCGATGTGCGACTGCGCGCAGGAgtgcgtgcgcgcgctgctcgGGGACCGcaccgcgccgcccgcgcaccaCGAGCTGGcccgtgcgcccgcgcagcccgcgcaGGACGCGCTGCGGCAGACGCTCGCCATACAGGCGCCGCACTGGCCCAAG ATAAAGCGCTACGCGGGTCTGATCGGCGTGTCAGCGCTGGAGGCGGGCCCGGccgtggcggcggcgcggctggGCCGGCTGCAGACGGAGCGCGACGCCGCCGACACCGCCGCCGCGCTCGCCACGCTCTCAATGCACCACCAGCACCCGGCGCACGCGCACCCCGCACACCCCACGCCGCTCGTCCGACCCGC TTCGCCGGACAGCTCGCGGTCGGTGTCGGAGGAGCCGATGGAGCAGGACGAGGGCAAGTGA